A genomic window from Aphelocoma coerulescens isolate FSJ_1873_10779 chromosome 30, UR_Acoe_1.0, whole genome shotgun sequence includes:
- the PDE4A gene encoding 3',5'-cyclic-AMP phosphodiesterase 4A yields the protein MPGSAAAPGGGQVRERHRHREQQRHGRPRESGAGPGPVRGWEEPPPPRFRRCHWALPAAPGPLPPETKAGGCRAAPRHREAARYGEGAAMGAPFLPSRPEPPHSRVPVLSRPRASPGAPGTGRWPGAECGSGRRNRGELRGCGTGSFGSEGLRGRELRLRGFRGCCRCRGKDSGAAGSDGDARGRRSHGMRCRGFLGNPCREEPEGPRGAERGCPGGPCPPAAPGCNERVGAQPGTPPPAMPGADLRRGRRRLSATLQVPPWKPPEPPDPPRPTTLPLRAPPVTQPRPPSGSGTGGGCGPGAGSIAGPRFPPVPGMMEPVPGSRKSLSLSLPVPREGPGPLRPPQHLWRQPRTPIRIRHRGFSDTDRHRPRPMERADAVDTGDRPGLRSARMSWPSSLHGTPGTGKRSEVENGPWGGHSPPDPQASPGRGLLAGAPPAQRRESFLYRSDSDFDASPKSISRNSSIASEAHAEDLIVTPFAQVLASLRSVRSNFSILTKVTTPPGSKRSPIGSQPPLCKATLSEETSQQLARETLEELDWCLEQLETLQTHRAVSEMASNKFKRMLNRELTHLSEMSRSGNQVSEYIASTFLDKQPEVEIPSPGPPEREKKRRPPPGLGGAVKSLPPGCDPGPGCDPLPVPRFGVETDREEQLGKELDSLNKWGLNIFRVSEFSNNRSLSCIMFTIFQERDLVRTFEIPERALLGYARALEQHYHPDVAYHNSLHAADVLQSTHVLLATPALDAVFTDLEVLAALFAAAIHDVDHPGVSNQFLINTNSELALLYNDESVLENHHLAVGFKLLQERNCDIFQNLSRRQRQALRQMVIDMVLATDMSKHMSLLADLKTMVETKKVTSSGVLLLDNYTDRIQVLRNMVHCADLSNPTKPLGLYRQWTERIMEEFFRQGDRERERGMEISPMCDKHSASVEKSQVGFIDYVVQPLWETWGDLVHPDAREMLETLEENREWFRRRVPRSPEPPPEPPPAGPAPPPPQFRFEPPLSEDEEGEGRDPPPDSPGIPREPREAPPEQPPGRPPEEGEGQGGEPPPPERGEWS from the exons ATGCCGGGGAGCGCCGCGGCACCGGGAGGCGGCCAGGTACGGgaacggcaccggcaccgggaacAGCAGCGGCACGGGCGGCCACGGGAgagcggcgcggggccggggccggtgcgggggtgggaggagccgcccccgccgcgTTTCCGCCGCTGTCACTGGGCGCTCCCGGCGgcaccggggccgctcccgccggaGACAAAGGCGGGAGGATGCCGGGCAGCGCCGCGGCACCGGGAGGCGGCCAGGTACGGGGAGGGCGCGGCGATGGGCGCTCCCTTCCTGCCGTCCCGGCCAGAGCCCCCCCACTCCCGGGTGCCGGTGCTGTCCCGGCCCCGAGCatcccccggtgcccccggtaCCGGGAGATGGCCGGGAGCGGAGTGCGGCAGCGGCCGCAGGAACCGCGGGGAGCTCCGGGGATGCGGGACCGGGAGCTTCGGGTCTGAGGGGCTCCGGGGCCGGGAGCTGCGGCTCCGGGGGTTCCGGGGATGTTGTCGGTGCCGCGGGAAGGATTCCGGTGCCGCGGGAAGCGACGGTGATGCCCGTGGCCGACGATCCCACGGGATGCGATGCCGCGGTTTCCTTGGCAACCCGTGCCGGGAGGAGCCAGAGGGTCCCCGGGGTGCGGAGCGGGGCTGTCCCGGTGGTCCGTGCCCACCGGCAGCTCCGGGCTGTAACGAGCGTGTCGGGGCTCAGCCCGGCACG CCCCCCCCGGCCATGCCGGGTGCCGACCtgcgccgcggccgccgccgcctctcCGCCACCCTTCAGGTGCCCCCCTGGaagcccccggagccccccgacCCCCCGCGCCCCACCACGCTGCCCCTGCGGGCCCCGCCGGTCACTCAGCCCCGGCCCCCCAG CGGCTCCGGCACCGGGGGTGGCTGCGGTCCAGGCGCCGGCAGCATTGCGGGTCCCCGGTTCCCCCCGGTGCCGGGGATGATGGAGCCGGTGCCGGGCTCCAGGAAGAGCCTGTCGCTGTCGCTGCCGGTGCCCCGGGAGGGCCCGGGCCCCCTGCGCCCCCCGCAGCACCTCTGGCGCCAGCCCCGCACCCCGATCCGCATCCGCCACCGCGGCTTCTCCGACACCGACCGGCACCGGCCCCGGCCCATGGAGCGGGCGGATGCCGTGGACACCGGGGACCGGCCCGGGCTGCGCAGCGCCCGCATGTCCTGGCCCTCCTCCCTCCATGGGACCCCTGGCACCGGCAAGCG CTCGGAGGTGGAGAATGGCCCGTGGGGGGGGCACAGCCCCCCGGACCCCCAGGCCAGCCCGGGCCGGGGGCTCCTGGCCGGGGCCCCCCCGGCGCAGCGCCGCGAGTCCTTCCTGTACCGCTCCGACAGCGACTTCGACGCCTCCCCCAAGAGCATCTCCCGCAACTCCTCCATCGCCAGCGAGGC ccacgccgaGGACTTGATCGTCACCCCCTTCGCTCAG GTCCTGGCCAGTCTCCGCAGTGTCCGCAGCAACTTTTCCATCCTGACCAAAGTCACGACGCCCCCGGGCAGCAA GCGGTCGCCCATCGGCTCCCAGCCCCCCCTCTGCAAGGCCACACTCTCAG AGGAGACGTCCCAGCAGCTGGCGCGGGAGacgctggaggagctggactggtgcctggagcagctggagacCCTCCAGACCCACCGGGCGGTCAGCGAGATGGCCTCCAACAag TTCAAGCGGATGCTGAACCGGGAGCTGACCCACCTGTCCGAGATGAGCCGCTCTGGGAACCAGGTGTCCGAGTACATCGCCAGCACCTTCCTTG ACAAGCAGCCCGAGGTGGAGATCCCGAGCCCCGGCCCCCCCGAGCGGGAGAAGAAGCGGCGGCCGCCCCCGGGCCTGGGCGGGGCGGTGAAGTCGCTGCCCCCCGGCTGcgaccccggccccggctgcGACCCCCTCCCCGTGCCCCGATTCGGCGTCGAGACCGAccgggaggagcagctgggaaag GAGCTCGACAGCCTCAACAAGTGGGGCCTGAACATCTTCCGCGTGTCCGAGTTCTCCAACAACCGCTCCCTGAGCTGCATCATGTTCACCATCTTCCAG GAGCGGGACCTGGTGCGGACGTTCGAGATCCCGGAGCGGGCGCTGCTGGGCTACGCGCGGGCGCTGGAGCAGCACTACCACCCCGACGTGGCCTACCACAACAGCCTGCACGCCGCCGACGTCCTGCAGTCCACGCACGTCCTGCTGGCCACCCCCGCCCTCGAC GCCGTGTTCACGGACCTGGAGGTCTTGGCCGCCCTTTTCGCCGCCGCCATCCACGACGTCGACCACCCCGGGGTGTCCAACCAGTTCCTCATCAACACCA ACTCGGAGCTGGCGCTGCTCTACAACGACGAGTCGGTGCTGGAGAACCATCACTTGGCCGTGGGCTTCAAGCTGCTCCAGGAGCGCAACTGCGACATCTTCCAGAACCTGTCGCGACGGCAGCGCCAGGCCCTGCGCCAGATGGTCATCGACATG GTCCTGGCCACGGACATGTCCAAGCACATGAGCCTCCTGGCTGACCTCAAGACCATGGTGGAGACCAAGAAGGTGACCAGTTCGGGGGTCCTGCTGCTGGACAACTACACTGACCGCATCCAG GTGCTGCGGAACATGGTGCACTGCGCCGACCTGAGCAACCCCACGAAGCCGCTGGGGCTGTACCGGCAGTGGACGGAGCGGATCATGGAGGAGTTCTTCCGGCAGGGAGACCGCGAGCGCGAGCGCGGCATGGAGATCAGCCCCATGTGCGACAAGCACAGCGCCTCCGTGGAGAAGTCACAg gTGGGCTTCATCGACTACGTGGTGCAGCCGCTGTGGGAGACCTGGGGGGACCTGGTGCACCCGGACGCGCGGGAGATGCTGGAGACGCTGGAGGAGAACCGGGAGTGGTTCCGCCGCCGGGTCCCGCgcagccccgagcccccccccgagcccccccccgccgggcccgccccgccccccccccagtTCCGCTTCGAGCCCCCCCTGAGCGAGGacgaggagggggaggggcgggacccccccccggaTTCCCCCGGGATCCCCCGAGAGCCCCGCGAGGCCCCCCCGGAGCAGCCCCCAGGGAGACCCCccgaggagggggaggggcaggggggggAGCCCCCACCCCCTGAAAGAGGAGAGTGGAGTTAG
- the CARM1 gene encoding histone-arginine methyltransferase CARM1 encodes MAAVSVFPGVRLLTVGDANGEIQRHQEQQPLRLEVRTGPDSAAIALYGHEDVCVFKCSVSRETECSRVGKQSFIITLGCNSVLLQFGTPNDFCSFYNILKNCRGHNTERSVFSERTEESSAVQYFQFYGYLSQQQNMMQDYVRTGTYQRAILQNHSDFKDKIVLDVGCGSGILSFFAAQAGARKIYAVEASTMAQHAEVLVKSNNLTERIVVIPGKVEEVSLPEQVDIIISEPMGYMLFNERMLESYLHAKKYLKPSGNMFPTIGDVHLAPFTDEQLYMEQFTKANFWYQPSFHGVDLSALRGAAVDEYFRQPVVDTFDIRILMAKSVKYTVNFLEAKEGDLHRIEIPFKFHMLHSGLVHGLAFWFDVAFIGSIMTVWLSTAPTEPLTHWYQVRCLFQSPLFAKAGDTLSGTCLLIANKRQSYDISIVAQVDQTGSKSSNLLDLKNPFFRYTGTTPSPPPGSHYTSPSENMWNTGSTYNMSTGMAVAGMPAAYDLSSVIAGGSNVGHNNLIPLANTGIVNHTHSRMGSIMSTGIVQGSSSGQSGAGSSTHYPLNSQFTMGGPPISMASPMSITTNTMHYGS; translated from the exons ATGGCCGCGGTGTCGGTGTTCCCCGGCGTGCGGCTCCTCACGGTCGGGGACGCGAACGGGGAGATCCAGCggcaccaggagcagcagccgcTGCGCCTCGAGGTCCGCACCGGCCCCGACAGCGCCGCCATCGCCCTCTACGGCC ATGAGGACGTCTGCGTGTTCAAGTGCTCCGTGTCCCGCGAGACCGAGTGCAGCCGGGTGGGCAAACAATCCTTCATCATCACCCTGGGCTGCAACAGCGTCCTGCTGCAGTTCGGGACCCCCAACG attTCTGCTCCTTCTACAACATCCTGAAGAACTGCCGGGGCCACAACACGGAGCGCTCGGTGTTCAGCGAGCGCACGGAGGAGTCCTCGGCCGTGCAGTACTTCCAG TTCTACGGGTAcctgtcccagcagcagaaCATGATGCAGGACTACGTGCGCACGGGGACGTACCAGCGGGCGATCCTGCAGAACCACAGCGACTTCAAGGACAAG ATCGTCCTGGACGTGGGCTGCGGCTCCGGGATCCTCTCCTTCTTCGCGGCGCAGGCCGGGGCACGGAAAATCTACGCGGTGGAAGCCAGCACCATGGCCCAGCACGCCGAG GTGCTGGTGAAGAGCAACAACCTGACGGAGCGGATCGTGGTGATCCCGGGCAAGGTGGAGGAGGTGTCGCTGCCGGAGCAGGTGGACATCATCATCTCAGAGCCCATGGGCTACATGCTCTTCAACGAGCGCATGCTCGAGAGCTACCTGCACGCCAAGAAGTACCTGAAGCCCAGTG GGAATATGTTCCCCACCATCGGGGACGTGCACCTGGCGCCCTTCACGGACGAGCAGCTCTACATGGAGCAGTTCACCAAGGCCAACTTCTG GTACCAGCCCTCCTTCCACGGCGTCGACCTCtcggcgctgcgcggggccgccgTGGACGAGTACTTCAGGCAGCCCGTGGTG GACACCTTCGACATCCGGATCTTAATGGCCAAATCCGTCAAATACACCGTGAACTTCTTGGAAGCCAAGGAGGGCGACTTGCACAG GATAGAAATCCCCTTCAAGTTCCACATGCTGCACTCGGGGCTGGTGCACGGCCTGGCCTTCTGGTTCGACGTGGCCTTCATCGGCTCCAT aaTGACCGTGTGGCTCTCAACGGCGCCCACGGAGCCGCTGACCCACTGGTACCAGGTGAGGTGCCTGTTCCAGTCCCCGCTCTTCGCCAAGGCCGGGGACACCCTCTCAGGGACCTGTCTGCTCATCGCCAACAAGAG ACAGAGCTACGACATCAGCATCGTGGCCCAGGTGGACCAGACAGGCTCCAAGTCCTCCAACCTCCTCGACCTGAAAAATCCCTTCTTCAG gtaCACGGGCACGACCCCCTCGCCCCCCCCCGGCTCCCACTACACGTCGCCGTCGGAGAACATGTGGAACACGGGCAGCACCTACAACATGAGCACGGGAATGGCCGTGGCCG gGATGCCGGCGGCTTACGACCTGAGCAGCGTCATCGCCGGCGGCTCCAACGTGGGCCACAACAACCTGATCCCTTTGG CCAACACCGGCATCGTCAACCACACCCACTCCAGGATGGGCTCCATCATGAGCACGGGAATCGTGCAAG gCTCGTCCAGCGGCCAGAGCGGCGCCGGCTCCAGCACCCACTACCCCCTGAACAGCCAGTTCACCATGGGGGGCCCCCCCATCTCCATGGCCTCCCCCATGTCCATCACCACCAACACGATGCACTACGGCAGCTAA
- the LOC138100186 gene encoding uncharacterized protein isoform X1, translated as MGEKFISWGREQPLPSCALNPWPGTARLFPAHSGSSRLFPAHPSFPGSSRRRRRMRLEFLLLVAAAFPSCLSQTSHGSRQDSRQDSRQDSRQDSRHNSRQDSRHNSRHSMATPRLLPAPLVLRMPPGLGPPRIRCLAPQRFSGSTFELFQGISALPALPVQSVPAAPDRHWAEFSVPGAARCFRCRYRSHNGSVWLESELSPGIGSSDLGNAECHPSDAAATGPPPTAGALREDPSWLLPVSVGAAVLVLLLLLGAAVVAWRGLRRRRGQSHTVPAPVRPEPRAGAVTPKATARPLSPTRVPPKSTPVSLLSRQSFPMAPAPASPSQ; from the exons ATGGGTGAAAAATTCATTTCCTGGGGCCGAGAGCAGCCGCTTCCTTCCTGCGCCCTGAATCCCTGGCCTGGCACCGCCCGGCTCTTCCCAGCGCATTCCGGCTCTTCCCGGCTCTTCCCAGCTCATCCCTCGTTCCCGGGGAGCTcccgcaggaggaggaggatgaggttGGAGTTTCTGCTCCTCGTGGCCGCGGCGTTTCCCTCGTGCCTGAGTCAGACGAGCCACGGTTCCCGCCAGGATTCCCGCCAGGATTCCCGCCAGGATTCCCGCCAGGATTCCCGCCACAATTCCCGCCAGGATTCCCGCCACAATTCCCGCCATTCCATGGCCACGCCAAGGCTGCTCCCGGCGCCGTTGGTGCTCCGGATGCCCCCGGGCCTGGGTCCCCCCCGGATCCGCTGCCTGGCCCCGCAGCGCTTCTCCGGCAGCACCTTTGAGCTTTTCCAGGGAATCTCGGCGCTCCCGGCGCTCCCGGTGCAGAGCGTTCCGGCCGCTCCCGACCGCCACTGGGCCGAGTTCTCCGTGCCCGGAGCCGCCCGGTGCTTCCGGTGCCGGTACCGGAGCCACAACGGCAGCGTCTGGCTGGAGTCAGAGCTGAGCCCCGGGATTGGGAGCTCTG attTGGGCAATGCCGAGTGTCACCCCAGCGACGCCGCGGccacgggacccccccccaccgccGGCGCCTTGCGGGAAG ATCCTTCCTGGCTCCTCCCGGTCTCGGTCGGTGCCGCcgtcctggtgctgctgctgctgctgggggccGCGGTCGTGGCCTGGcgag GCCTCCGGCGGCGGCGTGGGCAGAGCCACACGGTGCCAGCCCCGGTAAGACCAGAGCCCCGTGCCGGTGCTGTGACCCCCAAAGCCACCGCCAGACCCCTCAGTCCCACCCgtgtccccccaaaatccacgcCCGTGTCGCTCCTGTCTCGGCAGAGCTTCCCCATGGCCCCCGCGCCGGCGTCGCCATCCCAGTGA
- the YIPF2 gene encoding protein YIPF2 isoform X1, with product MDEPRPHGESRDTPGPVPVPVPVPSVTPRAPSDSREPPEPRSGPSVAVPLPEPPEDGDDADTAELLAGQRQPRGFWTFEYYQAFFDVDTRQVLERIKASVLPVPGKNFVRHRLRNNPDLYGPFWICATLALALAISGDLSQLGTARGGPEHRYRPRFHHVPVAVTLIFSYAGLVPLGLWGALSWARGGSGGSFSLLETLCAYGYSLAALVPAAVLWALPVPWLRWAVLAVLAVPSAAALAVTFWPPLRAGGRVPALAGGAALVALHTLLALGCQLYFFEPLPTAGSGGAPVGIPPSNASHPAR from the exons ATGGACGAGCCCCGGCCCCACGGTGAGTCCCGTGATACCCCAggcccggtgccggtgccggttcCGGTTCCCTCCGTGACCCCCCGGGCCCCCTCAGACTCCCGGGAGCCGCCGGAGCCGCGGTCGGGACCCTCCGTGGCGGTGCCGCTGCCGGAGCCCCCCGAGGACGGGGACGATGCCGACACGGCCGAG CTCCTGGCGGGGCAGCGGCAGCCGCGGGGCTTCTGGACCTTCGAGTATTACCAGGCGTTTTTCGACGTGGACACGCGGCAG gtgCTGGAGCGCATCAAGGCCTCGGTGCTGCCGGTACCGGGGAAGAACTTTGTGCGTCACCGGCTGCGCAACAACCCCGACCTGTacg GCCCGTTCTGGATCTGTGCCAccctggctctggctctggccATCAGCGGGGACCTGTCCCAGCTCGGCACCGCCCGCGGGGGCCCCGAGCACCGGTACCGGCCCCGCTTCCACCACG tgcccgtGGCCGTGACCCTCATCTTCAGCTACGCGGGGCTGGTGCcgctggggctctggggggccctgagctgggcccgggggggctcggggggctcctTCAGCCTCCTGGAGACCCTCTGTGCCTACGGCTACTCCCTGGCTGCGCTCGTGCCCGCCGCT GTGCTGTGGGCGCTGCCGGTGCCGTGGCTGcgctgggcagtgctggccgtGCTGGCCGTGCCCTCGGCCGCAGCTCTGGCCGTCACCTTCTGGCCGCCCCTGAGGGCCGGTGGCCGCGTGCCCGCGCTGGCCGGGGGGGCCGCGCTGGTGGCCCTGCACACcctgctggccctgggctgCCAG ctctaCTTCTTCGAGCCCCTCCCCACAGCGGGATCCGGGGGGGCCCCCGTGGGGATCCCCCCCTCCAACGCTTCCCACCCTGCACGGTGA
- the YIPF2 gene encoding protein YIPF2 isoform X2, with protein sequence MDEPRPHDSREPPEPRSGPSVAVPLPEPPEDGDDADTAELLAGQRQPRGFWTFEYYQAFFDVDTRQVLERIKASVLPVPGKNFVRHRLRNNPDLYGPFWICATLALALAISGDLSQLGTARGGPEHRYRPRFHHVPVAVTLIFSYAGLVPLGLWGALSWARGGSGGSFSLLETLCAYGYSLAALVPAAVLWALPVPWLRWAVLAVLAVPSAAALAVTFWPPLRAGGRVPALAGGAALVALHTLLALGCQLYFFEPLPTAGSGGAPVGIPPSNASHPAR encoded by the exons ATGGACGAGCCCCGGCCCCACG ACTCCCGGGAGCCGCCGGAGCCGCGGTCGGGACCCTCCGTGGCGGTGCCGCTGCCGGAGCCCCCCGAGGACGGGGACGATGCCGACACGGCCGAG CTCCTGGCGGGGCAGCGGCAGCCGCGGGGCTTCTGGACCTTCGAGTATTACCAGGCGTTTTTCGACGTGGACACGCGGCAG gtgCTGGAGCGCATCAAGGCCTCGGTGCTGCCGGTACCGGGGAAGAACTTTGTGCGTCACCGGCTGCGCAACAACCCCGACCTGTacg GCCCGTTCTGGATCTGTGCCAccctggctctggctctggccATCAGCGGGGACCTGTCCCAGCTCGGCACCGCCCGCGGGGGCCCCGAGCACCGGTACCGGCCCCGCTTCCACCACG tgcccgtGGCCGTGACCCTCATCTTCAGCTACGCGGGGCTGGTGCcgctggggctctggggggccctgagctgggcccgggggggctcggggggctcctTCAGCCTCCTGGAGACCCTCTGTGCCTACGGCTACTCCCTGGCTGCGCTCGTGCCCGCCGCT GTGCTGTGGGCGCTGCCGGTGCCGTGGCTGcgctgggcagtgctggccgtGCTGGCCGTGCCCTCGGCCGCAGCTCTGGCCGTCACCTTCTGGCCGCCCCTGAGGGCCGGTGGCCGCGTGCCCGCGCTGGCCGGGGGGGCCGCGCTGGTGGCCCTGCACACcctgctggccctgggctgCCAG ctctaCTTCTTCGAGCCCCTCCCCACAGCGGGATCCGGGGGGGCCCCCGTGGGGATCCCCCCCTCCAACGCTTCCCACCCTGCACGGTGA
- the LOC138100186 gene encoding uncharacterized protein isoform X2: MGEKFISWGREQPLPSCALNPWPGTARLFPAHSGSSRLFPAHPSFPGSSRRRRRMRLEFLLLVAAAFPSCLSQTSHGSRQDSRQDSRQDSRQDSRHNSRQDSRHNSRHSMATPRLLPAPLVLRMPPGLGPPRIRCLAPQRFSGSTFELFQGISALPALPVQSVPAAPDRHWAEFSVPGAARCFRCRYRSHNGSVWLESELSPGIGSSDLGNAECHPSDAAATGPPPTAGALREDPSWLLPVSVGAAVLVLLLLLGAAVVAWRGLRRRRGQSHTVPAPSFPMAPAPASPSQ; this comes from the exons ATGGGTGAAAAATTCATTTCCTGGGGCCGAGAGCAGCCGCTTCCTTCCTGCGCCCTGAATCCCTGGCCTGGCACCGCCCGGCTCTTCCCAGCGCATTCCGGCTCTTCCCGGCTCTTCCCAGCTCATCCCTCGTTCCCGGGGAGCTcccgcaggaggaggaggatgaggttGGAGTTTCTGCTCCTCGTGGCCGCGGCGTTTCCCTCGTGCCTGAGTCAGACGAGCCACGGTTCCCGCCAGGATTCCCGCCAGGATTCCCGCCAGGATTCCCGCCAGGATTCCCGCCACAATTCCCGCCAGGATTCCCGCCACAATTCCCGCCATTCCATGGCCACGCCAAGGCTGCTCCCGGCGCCGTTGGTGCTCCGGATGCCCCCGGGCCTGGGTCCCCCCCGGATCCGCTGCCTGGCCCCGCAGCGCTTCTCCGGCAGCACCTTTGAGCTTTTCCAGGGAATCTCGGCGCTCCCGGCGCTCCCGGTGCAGAGCGTTCCGGCCGCTCCCGACCGCCACTGGGCCGAGTTCTCCGTGCCCGGAGCCGCCCGGTGCTTCCGGTGCCGGTACCGGAGCCACAACGGCAGCGTCTGGCTGGAGTCAGAGCTGAGCCCCGGGATTGGGAGCTCTG attTGGGCAATGCCGAGTGTCACCCCAGCGACGCCGCGGccacgggacccccccccaccgccGGCGCCTTGCGGGAAG ATCCTTCCTGGCTCCTCCCGGTCTCGGTCGGTGCCGCcgtcctggtgctgctgctgctgctgggggccGCGGTCGTGGCCTGGcgag GCCTCCGGCGGCGGCGTGGGCAGAGCCACACGGTGCCAGCCCCG AGCTTCCCCATGGCCCCCGCGCCGGCGTCGCCATCCCAGTGA